The following are encoded together in the Balneola sp. genome:
- a CDS encoding gamma carbonic anhydrase family protein: protein MAIYEFNSYKPVVHKSAFVHPQAAVTGNVIIGKDVYIGPGAAIRGDWGKIVIKDGCNVQENCTIHMFPGVTVTLEESAHVGHGAIIHGAHLGKNCLIGMNAVIMDNVIIGKESIVGALAFVPEGMEIPERKVVVGNPAKIIKDVTDEMASWKSKGTELYRQLPGELHETLKECEPLREVPEDRKDQEMGYENWSKIKNKE from the coding sequence ATGGCAATTTATGAGTTCAATAGCTACAAACCGGTCGTTCATAAGTCGGCCTTTGTACATCCACAGGCTGCGGTAACCGGAAATGTGATTATTGGGAAAGATGTGTACATCGGTCCTGGAGCAGCTATTCGTGGAGACTGGGGAAAAATTGTGATCAAAGATGGATGTAATGTTCAGGAAAATTGCACCATCCATATGTTTCCCGGAGTGACAGTCACTTTAGAAGAAAGTGCGCATGTGGGGCACGGAGCTATCATTCATGGAGCGCATCTTGGGAAGAATTGTCTGATTGGAATGAATGCCGTCATCATGGATAACGTGATAATTGGAAAAGAATCCATAGTCGGGGCATTGGCATTTGTGCCTGAAGGAATGGAAATTCCTGAACGAAAGGTAGTTGTGGGTAATCCTGCTAAAATCATTAAGGATGTTACCGATGAAATGGCTTCTTGGAAATCAAAAGGAACTGAATTATATAGACAACTTCCCGGCGAATTACATGAGACCTTAAAAGAATGTGAACCGCTACGCGAAGTTCCAGAGGATCGGAAAGATCAGGAAATGGGATATGAAAACTGGTCAAAAATTAAGAACAAAGAGTAA
- the pcaF gene encoding 3-oxoadipyl-CoA thiolase, whose product MDAYIIDGIRTPIGKLKGALSSIRADDLAAIPIKELIKRNPEIDLEAIEDVIFGCANQAGEDNRNVARMASLLAGIPVSVPGETVNRLCASGMSATVKAYHAIKAGEGDLFITGGVEHMTRGPMVLGKGSSPYSGTTEMHDSTFGWRFINPKMDEMYGTDGMGTTAENVVEMHKISREDQDKFAAWSQQKAGAARDSGRLAKEIVPVEIPQRKQDPILFEHDEFMRPDTTAEVLGKLRPAFKKDGSVTAGNASGLNDGAGALLVASGQAVKDFSLKPKARIVAHAVSGIEPRIMGLGPVEAAQKVLKRAGMKLEDMDVIELNEAFAGQSLGVTRMLEMDDNDPRLNPNGGAIALGHPLGMTGQRLLQTATVELHEKESHKYALCMLCVGVGQGMAVILEKT is encoded by the coding sequence ATGGATGCATATATCATAGACGGAATCAGAACTCCCATTGGAAAGCTAAAAGGGGCTTTGTCCTCCATTCGAGCCGATGATCTCGCTGCGATTCCCATTAAGGAACTCATCAAAAGAAATCCGGAAATTGACCTTGAAGCGATTGAGGATGTGATTTTTGGATGTGCAAACCAGGCTGGGGAAGATAACCGAAATGTTGCACGCATGGCTTCATTATTGGCTGGAATTCCTGTTTCTGTTCCGGGTGAAACGGTGAACCGATTATGTGCCTCGGGAATGAGTGCCACTGTGAAAGCCTACCATGCCATCAAAGCTGGAGAAGGGGATCTTTTTATTACGGGCGGAGTGGAGCATATGACACGCGGACCGATGGTCTTAGGTAAAGGCTCTTCACCCTACTCCGGAACGACGGAAATGCACGATTCTACTTTTGGCTGGCGATTCATCAACCCAAAAATGGATGAAATGTATGGTACCGACGGAATGGGCACTACCGCTGAAAATGTTGTCGAGATGCATAAAATCAGCAGGGAAGATCAGGATAAGTTTGCAGCTTGGAGTCAACAGAAAGCAGGTGCTGCACGGGATTCCGGAAGACTCGCTAAAGAAATTGTACCTGTTGAAATTCCACAAAGAAAACAAGACCCGATACTATTTGAGCACGACGAATTCATGCGCCCGGATACTACTGCTGAAGTTTTAGGAAAACTTCGACCCGCATTCAAAAAAGACGGTTCCGTAACAGCCGGAAATGCATCGGGCTTAAATGATGGTGCCGGAGCTTTATTGGTCGCATCCGGTCAAGCCGTCAAAGACTTCAGTCTAAAGCCAAAAGCACGAATCGTGGCTCATGCTGTTTCTGGAATTGAACCGAGAATTATGGGATTAGGTCCGGTGGAAGCAGCTCAAAAAGTTTTAAAAAGAGCAGGCATGAAATTGGAAGACATGGATGTAATTGAGTTAAATGAGGCCTTTGCCGGACAGTCGCTCGGTGTAACCCGAATGCTGGAAATGGACGATAATGATCCCCGACTCAACCCAAATGGCGGAGCTATTGCATTGGGACATCCACTTGGAATGACCGGTCAGCGATTGTTACAGACAGCCACTGTTGAACTTCACGAGAAAGAATCACACAAATATGCGCTTTGTATGCTTTGTGTTGGAGTTGGACAAGGAATGGCTGTAATCCTCGAAAAAACATAA
- a CDS encoding four helix bundle protein — protein sequence MHQFKELSVWKKAVDLATDVYSHTKNFPSEEKFGLTSQIRRSVVSISSNIAEGAGRKSKKEFKHFLNIAYGSGSELETQLLIAKNLGFLSNENYTSLSEMITEIQKMIYSLSNSLK from the coding sequence ATGCATCAATTCAAAGAATTATCAGTTTGGAAAAAAGCAGTAGATCTTGCTACCGATGTATATTCGCATACTAAAAACTTTCCTTCTGAGGAGAAATTTGGGCTTACTTCACAGATCAGAAGAAGCGTAGTTTCCATCAGCTCAAATATTGCCGAAGGTGCTGGTAGAAAATCCAAAAAAGAATTCAAGCACTTTCTGAATATTGCATACGGATCTGGATCAGAACTAGAAACTCAATTATTGATAGCAAAAAACTTAGGTTTTTTGAGTAACGAAAATTATACGTCTCTATCAGAAATGATCACTGAAATACAAAAAATGATTTATTCTCTATCTAATTCATTAAAGTAG
- the paaD gene encoding phenylacetic acid degradation protein PaaD translates to MSKEIHPITNQMLSNDPFSQWMGVEVIESEPGYCKISMEVREEMTNGFGVCHGGITFSLADSALAFASNSRGSISLALENNINFTKKVSVGDILVAETEELQNGRTIGVYKVKVVNQNEELVAEFRGTVYRTGKSHST, encoded by the coding sequence ATGAGTAAAGAAATCCACCCTATAACCAACCAGATGCTATCCAACGATCCCTTCTCACAATGGATGGGAGTTGAAGTTATTGAATCCGAGCCTGGATATTGCAAAATTTCAATGGAAGTCCGGGAAGAAATGACTAACGGATTTGGAGTTTGCCATGGTGGAATTACCTTTTCATTAGCTGATAGCGCTCTTGCTTTCGCTTCTAATTCTCGAGGCTCAATTTCGCTGGCTTTAGAGAACAACATAAACTTTACCAAGAAAGTATCAGTTGGTGATATACTGGTTGCTGAGACCGAAGAACTCCAAAATGGCCGGACGATTGGTGTTTATAAAGTGAAGGTGGTAAATCAGAATGAAGAGCTGGTTGCTGAGTTCAGGGGAACGGTTTATAGGACCGGGAAGAGTCATAGTACTTAG
- a CDS encoding 3-hydroxybutyryl-CoA dehydrogenase: protein MIKDDAKIGVVGAGTMGTGIAQVAATQGHHVYLYDAYPGQLEKSKAGLESILARQVEKERMTQDEVDGILGRIDFVDNITKFGECGFVIEAIIEDLDVKKDTFARLEGIVSKDCVLASNTSSLSVAAISAALKKPGRFLGVHFFNPAPLMKLVEVIPGIATDDDVFNATKTFIKSWDKITVSGKDTPGFVVNRVARPFYGEALRIYEEGIADAATIDWAMKEIGGFRMGPFELMDLIGHDVNYEVTSTVFESFYYDPRFKPSFAQKRMVEAGWLGRKSGRGFYDYREGAKNPEPKKDQELGETIFNRILTMLINEACDAVFMNIASVEDVDLAMQNGVNYPKGLLKWGDEIGLKNVLDQMTALQVTYREDRYRPNPLLKKKVAEQENFYE from the coding sequence ATGATTAAAGACGATGCTAAAATTGGTGTAGTAGGTGCAGGCACAATGGGAACCGGAATTGCGCAGGTTGCGGCTACTCAAGGTCACCACGTTTATTTGTATGATGCCTATCCCGGTCAACTTGAAAAATCAAAAGCGGGACTGGAAAGTATCCTTGCCCGTCAGGTTGAGAAAGAGCGAATGACTCAGGATGAAGTAGATGGCATTTTAGGCCGAATCGACTTTGTCGACAACATTACCAAGTTTGGTGAATGTGGTTTCGTGATTGAAGCTATTATCGAAGATCTGGATGTTAAAAAAGATACCTTTGCTCGTTTGGAAGGCATTGTTTCCAAGGATTGTGTGCTCGCTTCCAACACCTCATCCCTTTCCGTGGCAGCCATATCTGCAGCCCTTAAAAAGCCCGGCCGATTTTTAGGTGTTCACTTTTTCAATCCTGCTCCTTTAATGAAATTGGTGGAAGTTATTCCGGGAATTGCTACCGATGATGATGTCTTCAACGCAACAAAAACATTTATCAAAAGCTGGGACAAAATCACGGTCTCCGGAAAAGACACTCCCGGTTTTGTTGTGAATCGTGTTGCGCGTCCGTTTTACGGAGAAGCACTTCGTATTTACGAAGAAGGCATCGCTGATGCCGCTACCATCGACTGGGCCATGAAAGAAATTGGCGGCTTTCGAATGGGGCCTTTTGAACTGATGGATTTGATAGGTCACGATGTAAATTATGAAGTGACCAGCACCGTTTTTGAATCTTTTTATTATGATCCGAGATTTAAACCCTCCTTTGCTCAGAAAAGAATGGTGGAAGCTGGGTGGCTTGGTCGAAAATCAGGACGTGGGTTTTATGATTATCGGGAAGGAGCAAAAAATCCAGAACCTAAAAAAGATCAGGAGCTCGGAGAAACCATCTTTAACCGTATCCTTACTATGTTGATCAACGAGGCTTGTGATGCTGTGTTTATGAATATTGCTTCCGTTGAAGATGTGGATTTAGCTATGCAGAATGGCGTAAATTATCCAAAAGGGTTACTGAAATGGGGCGATGAAATTGGACTCAAGAATGTACTCGACCAAATGACAGCTCTTCAGGTTACATATCGGGAAGATCGATATCGGCCAAATCCGTTGCTGAAGAAGAAGGTAGCTGAACAAGAGAATTTTTATGAGTGA
- a CDS encoding 2-(1,2-epoxy-1,2-dihydrophenyl)acetyl-CoA isomerase, which produces MILSNLANGVFTITLSRPDKLNSFNFEMADQLKEALMEAESNDEVRCVLLTGEGRAFCAGQDLAEATEVSDDPDRDLSEIVHHTYIPIIKGIRELEKPVVCAVNGTAAGAGANIALACDIVIASEDARFIQSFSQIGLIPDSGGTYILPRLIGLARATALTFLGEKVSAKEAVEMGMIWKSYPADQFLKEAKSIATKLAKMPTKGFGLTKRGFNAGFSNDLESQMQLEAKLQAEAGETHDYNEGVQAFIEKRKPEFNGK; this is translated from the coding sequence ATGATCCTTTCTAATTTAGCAAACGGTGTTTTTACCATTACGCTGAGCCGGCCCGATAAACTCAACAGCTTCAATTTTGAAATGGCCGATCAGCTTAAGGAGGCCTTGATGGAAGCGGAATCCAATGATGAAGTTCGGTGCGTTTTACTTACCGGAGAAGGCCGTGCTTTTTGTGCCGGACAAGATTTGGCTGAAGCCACCGAAGTTTCGGATGATCCCGATCGTGATTTAAGTGAAATTGTTCATCACACTTACATTCCCATTATCAAAGGAATTCGGGAGCTGGAAAAGCCGGTCGTTTGTGCTGTAAACGGAACAGCGGCGGGTGCCGGAGCCAACATTGCTCTGGCTTGTGATATTGTAATAGCCAGTGAAGATGCTAGATTCATTCAATCCTTCTCGCAAATTGGACTTATCCCTGACAGCGGAGGAACGTACATCTTACCTAGGTTGATCGGACTGGCACGAGCTACTGCATTGACCTTTCTGGGTGAAAAAGTATCGGCTAAAGAAGCCGTTGAAATGGGGATGATCTGGAAATCTTATCCTGCTGATCAGTTCCTGAAAGAAGCTAAATCCATTGCTACAAAATTAGCCAAAATGCCTACCAAAGGATTTGGACTTACAAAACGAGGTTTTAATGCCGGCTTCTCCAACGATCTGGAATCCCAGATGCAGCTGGAAGCCAAGCTCCAGGCGGAAGCTGGAGAAACTCATGATTATAACGAAGGCGTTCAGGCTTTCATTGAAAAACGAAAACCTGAATTCAACGGTAAATAA
- the paaJ gene encoding phenylacetate-CoA oxygenase subunit PaaJ has translation MILQTHTEEQIWDYLKEVTDPEIPVLNIVEMGIARKVEIDSDQVLVKITPTYSGCPAMNAIEKLVNEKLEERGVQDFKVKLDFAETWTTDWMTEEAKAKLKDYGIAPPEKTEEEGDFLKSLSSTKVIPCPFCESFDTKLVSQFGSTACKSQYFCDNCDQPFEHFKCI, from the coding sequence ATGATCCTTCAAACACATACCGAAGAGCAAATTTGGGACTACCTTAAAGAAGTTACTGATCCAGAGATTCCGGTGTTGAATATTGTGGAGATGGGAATTGCTCGCAAAGTTGAGATTGATAGCGATCAGGTTTTAGTTAAAATCACCCCCACCTACTCCGGCTGTCCGGCAATGAATGCCATTGAGAAGCTTGTGAATGAAAAACTGGAAGAACGAGGCGTCCAAGACTTCAAAGTAAAACTGGATTTCGCCGAAACCTGGACGACTGACTGGATGACTGAAGAAGCCAAAGCCAAACTTAAGGATTATGGTATCGCTCCTCCCGAAAAAACAGAAGAAGAAGGCGATTTCCTGAAAAGCCTATCCAGCACTAAAGTTATTCCCTGCCCTTTTTGTGAATCTTTTGATACAAAATTGGTGAGTCAATTTGGGTCAACAGCTTGTAAGTCTCAATATTTTTGTGATAATTGCGATCAACCTTTTGAACACTTCAAATGTATTTAG
- the paaI gene encoding phenylacetate-CoA oxygenase subunit PaaI — translation MSTATEKLTKQEAFLTYLLRLADDRLILGQRNAEWCGHGPQLEEDLALANISLDLIGHATALYEYAAEIEDEGHDEDYFAYFRDDRDFTNLQLCELPKGDFGFTIARQFLFSAFSYFQYEKLKEASDEQFAGMINKHLKEIKYHLRHSREWVLRLGDGTEESHERIQESFDELWMYLGELFYMDEVDELMIKEGIGIDSSTFKDDVKKLIDETLTEATLDIPDWDQFMMTGSRKGIHTEHLGHLLAQMQFLRRSQPDAEWK, via the coding sequence ATGAGTACAGCGACAGAAAAATTGACCAAACAAGAAGCTTTTCTAACTTATTTATTAAGACTGGCTGACGACCGACTAATTCTGGGACAGCGAAACGCCGAGTGGTGCGGACATGGGCCTCAACTTGAGGAAGATTTAGCATTGGCGAACATCTCTCTCGATTTAATTGGTCATGCCACTGCTCTGTATGAATATGCTGCAGAAATTGAGGATGAAGGTCATGACGAAGATTATTTTGCCTACTTTAGGGACGACCGGGACTTTACCAACCTGCAGCTTTGTGAATTGCCAAAAGGTGATTTCGGGTTTACAATTGCGCGACAGTTTTTATTCAGCGCTTTCAGCTATTTCCAATATGAAAAATTGAAAGAAGCTAGTGATGAGCAGTTTGCCGGTATGATCAACAAGCACCTGAAAGAGATCAAATACCATCTTCGCCATAGCCGGGAATGGGTTTTACGACTTGGGGACGGAACCGAAGAAAGTCACGAGCGTATTCAGGAATCCTTTGACGAACTTTGGATGTATCTCGGAGAACTCTTCTATATGGATGAAGTTGACGAGTTAATGATTAAAGAAGGAATCGGTATTGATTCTTCGACATTCAAAGATGACGTAAAAAAGTTAATTGATGAAACCTTGACCGAAGCAACATTAGATATTCCCGATTGGGATCAATTTATGATGACCGGAAGCCGCAAGGGAATTCACACCGAGCACCTTGGTCATCTATTAGCCCAAATGCAGTTTCTAAGACGCTCCCAACCCGATGCAGAGTGGAAATAA